A genomic segment from Paenibacillus sp. FSL K6-1096 encodes:
- a CDS encoding UDP-N-acetylmuramoyl-L-alanyl-D-glutamate--2,6-diaminopimelate ligase: MKLNELSSCLAAARLYGEGGIEISDLQVDSRKVKPGDLFICLPGFTVDGHDYAPQAAASGAVALVCERKLDIDLPQIVVDDCRYAMSVLSNAFFGSPSSRMKMIGITGTNGKTTTSYLIERIMLDHGVKTGLIGTIQMRYDGQSYGMSGTTQESLELQRTLQQMALKGVQCCVMEVSSHALQQGRVKGTDYRTAIFTNLTQDHLDYHHTMEEYRAAKGLFFSRLGNVISPWKEERKYAVLNADDEACSYFAAQTAAEVITYGIDNPANVQASQISVTARGTFFHVETFKGAADISLRMVGKFNVYNALAAITAALLEDVPLEEIKASLESVPGVDGRVEAVDEGQDFAVIVDYAHTPDGLENVLRAVTEFATGRVITVFGCGGDRDKTKRPLMGKIAARYSDKVMVTSDNPRTEDPLQILQDIEAGLREDGVGQERYEMISDRREAITKAIEMASPGDVVLIAGKGHETYQLIKGVVHDFDDRIVAKEVIRGRSY, from the coding sequence ATGAAATTGAATGAACTATCTTCTTGTCTGGCCGCTGCCCGTCTATACGGGGAGGGCGGGATTGAAATTTCGGATCTGCAGGTGGATTCCCGGAAGGTGAAGCCGGGTGATCTGTTCATCTGCCTGCCCGGATTCACGGTGGATGGGCATGATTATGCGCCTCAGGCTGCTGCAAGCGGCGCCGTTGCCCTTGTCTGCGAGCGGAAGCTTGATATTGATCTGCCGCAGATTGTGGTGGATGACTGCCGGTATGCCATGTCGGTTCTGTCCAACGCCTTCTTCGGTTCACCCAGCAGCCGGATGAAGATGATCGGCATCACCGGTACTAACGGTAAGACCACGACCTCGTACCTGATCGAACGGATCATGCTCGATCACGGAGTGAAGACCGGGCTGATCGGTACGATCCAGATGCGGTATGACGGGCAAAGCTACGGCATGTCCGGCACGACCCAGGAATCGCTTGAGCTTCAGCGCACCCTGCAGCAAATGGCGCTGAAAGGGGTCCAGTGCTGTGTCATGGAGGTCTCCTCCCATGCGCTCCAGCAGGGACGGGTGAAGGGGACGGACTACCGTACAGCGATATTTACGAACCTGACCCAGGATCATCTGGATTATCACCATACGATGGAGGAATACCGCGCCGCCAAGGGGCTGTTCTTCTCCCGTCTCGGCAACGTGATCTCCCCGTGGAAGGAAGAACGCAAATACGCTGTGCTGAATGCGGATGATGAAGCGTGCAGCTATTTTGCCGCCCAGACTGCAGCGGAAGTGATTACCTACGGGATCGACAACCCGGCGAATGTCCAGGCTTCGCAAATATCGGTCACGGCTAGAGGAACCTTTTTCCATGTCGAGACGTTTAAAGGGGCAGCAGATATTTCGCTACGGATGGTAGGCAAGTTCAACGTCTATAATGCGCTGGCAGCCATTACGGCTGCGCTGCTGGAGGATGTTCCGCTGGAAGAGATTAAGGCCAGCCTGGAATCGGTCCCCGGCGTGGATGGCCGGGTAGAGGCTGTAGACGAAGGCCAGGACTTCGCGGTGATCGTTGACTACGCGCATACGCCGGATGGTCTGGAGAATGTGCTGCGTGCAGTAACTGAGTTCGCTACCGGCAGAGTCATCACCGTCTTCGGCTGCGGCGGGGACCGGGATAAGACCAAGCGCCCGCTGATGGGCAAGATCGCCGCCAGGTACAGCGACAAGGTGATGGTTACCTCCGACAACCCCCGGACCGAGGACCCTCTGCAGATTCTGCAGGATATTGAGGCCGGACTGCGCGAGGACGGGGTGGGCCAGGAGCGGTATGAGATGATCTCCGACCGGCGCGAGGCCATTACAAAAGCTATTGAAATGGCAAGCCCCGGCGATGTAGTATTGATTGCGGGGAAAGGTCATGAGACCTATCAGCTGATCAAGGGCGTCGTTCATGATTTCGACGACCGCATCGTTGCCAAAGAAGTGATAAGGGGCCGAAGCTATTGA
- a CDS encoding stage V sporulation protein D, whose amino-acid sequence MKVSKVVSRRRMLWTLLGLGVLFGALAVRLAYVQLTQGEKLSAKAEDSWRRNIPFTAKRGEILDREGVALAYNISSPTVYAIPVQVKEKEQTAKQLAPLLGMTEEKLEALLTQKKASVKLQPGGRKITMELAASIRNLQLPGIVVAEDNKRYYPYGDLAAHILGFTGIDNQGITGIESIYDKLLQGSAGNISYLSDAGGRLMPGSSEKYTAPQDGLSLQLTIDKQIQSIMERELDQAMVKYQAQGAWSIAMDPRNGEILAMASRPGYEPGAYQEYDAEVYNRNLPIWMTYEPGSTFKIITLAAALQEGKVDLQHEHFFDPGYIEVGGAKLRCWKKGGHGSQTFLEVVENSCNPGFVALGQRLGKDTLFKYIRDFGFGAKTGIDLNGEANGILFKPSQVGPVELATTAFGQGVSVTPIQQIAAVSAAINGGKLYTPHVAKAWINPDTGNVVSETEPEEVRQVISAETSAKVRAALESVVAKGTGRPAFIDGYRVGGKTGTAQKVVNGRYSPTEHIVSFIGFAPADDPQIVVYTAVDNPKGIQFGGVVAAPIVQNILEDSLLYLKVPQRKDQLPKTYKYGETPIVTVPDLTGATVQDIYEDLNMNFMLVRSGTGNTVINQAPKPGARVEQGSTIRIYMGTSSEP is encoded by the coding sequence GCTGCTGGGACTGGGCGTATTGTTCGGTGCGCTGGCTGTGCGTCTTGCCTATGTGCAGTTAACCCAAGGGGAGAAGCTGAGTGCCAAGGCGGAGGATTCCTGGCGGCGGAATATCCCGTTTACCGCGAAGCGCGGCGAAATTCTCGACCGGGAGGGTGTGGCGCTGGCTTATAATATCAGCTCGCCTACGGTGTATGCCATTCCGGTACAGGTGAAGGAGAAGGAACAGACCGCGAAACAGCTGGCTCCGCTGCTCGGCATGACCGAGGAGAAGCTGGAGGCGCTGCTGACCCAGAAGAAAGCCTCAGTGAAGCTGCAGCCCGGCGGCCGCAAAATTACGATGGAGCTTGCCGCGAGCATCCGTAATTTGCAGCTGCCGGGCATCGTTGTCGCTGAGGACAACAAACGGTATTATCCCTACGGTGATCTGGCTGCCCATATTCTGGGCTTCACCGGCATCGACAACCAGGGAATCACCGGCATAGAGAGCATCTATGACAAGCTGCTTCAGGGCAGCGCGGGCAATATCTCCTATCTGTCCGATGCCGGAGGCCGGCTGATGCCCGGGTCCTCGGAGAAGTACACTGCGCCGCAGGATGGGCTCAGTCTTCAGCTGACCATCGACAAGCAGATTCAGTCCATTATGGAGCGCGAACTGGATCAGGCAATGGTGAAATACCAGGCCCAGGGTGCCTGGTCCATCGCCATGGACCCGCGCAACGGTGAGATTCTGGCGATGGCCAGCCGGCCGGGCTATGAGCCGGGGGCGTATCAGGAATACGACGCCGAGGTATATAACCGCAATCTGCCGATCTGGATGACGTATGAACCGGGGTCCACGTTCAAGATTATCACGCTGGCGGCTGCACTGCAGGAGGGCAAGGTCGATCTGCAGCATGAGCATTTTTTCGATCCGGGATATATTGAGGTCGGCGGGGCGAAGCTGCGCTGCTGGAAGAAGGGCGGGCATGGAAGCCAGACCTTCCTGGAGGTCGTGGAGAATTCCTGCAACCCCGGATTCGTGGCCCTGGGCCAGCGTCTGGGCAAGGACACCTTGTTCAAGTATATCCGTGACTTCGGCTTCGGTGCGAAGACGGGGATTGATCTTAACGGGGAAGCCAACGGGATTCTGTTCAAGCCCTCCCAGGTGGGTCCGGTAGAGCTGGCGACAACCGCATTCGGCCAGGGGGTATCCGTAACGCCGATCCAGCAGATTGCCGCAGTATCGGCGGCGATTAACGGAGGGAAGCTGTATACCCCTCATGTCGCCAAAGCCTGGATCAACCCGGACACCGGCAATGTCGTCTCCGAGACCGAGCCGGAGGAAGTGCGCCAGGTCATCTCGGCGGAGACCTCGGCGAAGGTGCGGGCTGCCCTTGAGAGCGTGGTTGCCAAAGGCACAGGCCGGCCGGCCTTCATTGACGGCTACCGTGTGGGCGGCAAGACAGGGACAGCACAGAAGGTTGTCAACGGACGATATTCTCCAACGGAGCATATTGTATCGTTCATTGGCTTCGCGCCGGCGGATGATCCGCAGATTGTGGTATACACCGCAGTTGATAACCCCAAAGGAATTCAGTTCGGAGGTGTGGTAGCGGCTCCGATTGTCCAGAATATTCTTGAGGATTCCCTGCTGTATCTGAAGGTTCCGCAGCGCAAAGACCAGCTGCCGAAGACCTACAAATACGGGGAGACTCCGATCGTAACGGTGCCTGATCTCACGGGAGCCACGGTTCAGGACATCTACGAGGACCTGAACATGAATTTCATGCTGGTGCGTTCCGGCACCGGCAATACTGTGATTAACCAGGCGCCCAAGCCGGGAGCGCGGGTGGAGCAGGGCTCCACGATCCGGATCTATATGGGAACCTCCAGTGAGCCTTAA
- the murD gene encoding UDP-N-acetylmuramoyl-L-alanine--D-glutamate ligase, with the protein MKHPDLYRDQEVVVLGLAKSGVQVAKVLHERGAVVTVNDRKERDQSPEASELESLGISVICGGHPESLIHEGVQLLVKNPGIPYTAPPVQQALELGIEVVTEVEVAYHLCAAPMIGITGSNGKTTTTTWVGQMLEAAGMRPIVAGNIGTPLSQAAQEADADNWMVVELSSFQLKGTVDFRPKIAALLNVAETHLDYHGGMEDYVASKSKLFANQGPEDTAVLNWDDPVCRGLVPYLKAGILPFSMTEELVQGIFVRPSFVPGSEDEQERIIIYRDYTETETEIAAVDSIGLPGRFNVGNALAACGIAIAAGADPAVLGGVLASFRGVEHRLEYVADKEGAAYYNNSKATNSKATAMALGSFRQPVILIAGGLDRGSDYMELLPVLSGNVKALVALGQTRDKLAAVAGMAGVKTVISVDNGDSAAAVLQEAVREAAALAEAGDVVLLSPACASWDMFSSYEERGRIFKEAVHNL; encoded by the coding sequence ATGAAACATCCTGATCTGTACCGTGATCAAGAAGTGGTCGTCCTGGGGCTCGCCAAAAGCGGCGTCCAGGTGGCCAAGGTGCTGCATGAGCGCGGTGCTGTTGTGACGGTCAATGATAGAAAAGAAAGAGATCAGAGTCCCGAAGCTTCCGAACTGGAATCTTTGGGAATTTCTGTTATATGCGGCGGGCATCCGGAGAGCCTGATCCATGAGGGTGTACAGCTTCTGGTCAAAAACCCCGGCATCCCCTATACGGCTCCACCGGTACAGCAGGCGCTTGAACTGGGCATCGAGGTAGTGACTGAGGTGGAGGTAGCCTACCATCTCTGCGCGGCCCCGATGATCGGCATCACCGGCTCCAACGGCAAGACGACTACAACGACCTGGGTGGGCCAGATGCTGGAGGCAGCGGGGATGCGCCCCATTGTGGCCGGTAATATAGGAACACCGCTCTCTCAGGCGGCACAGGAGGCTGACGCGGACAACTGGATGGTGGTCGAGCTAAGCAGCTTCCAGCTGAAGGGGACGGTGGACTTCCGGCCCAAGATCGCTGCCTTGCTGAATGTGGCGGAGACCCACCTGGACTACCATGGGGGCATGGAGGACTATGTAGCCTCGAAATCCAAGCTGTTCGCCAATCAGGGACCGGAGGATACCGCTGTGCTGAACTGGGATGATCCGGTCTGCCGCGGGCTGGTACCCTATCTCAAGGCCGGGATTCTGCCCTTCTCGATGACCGAGGAGCTGGTTCAGGGCATCTTCGTCCGGCCATCCTTCGTGCCGGGGAGCGAGGATGAACAGGAGCGGATAATCATCTACCGGGATTACACGGAGACGGAGACCGAGATTGCCGCTGTGGATTCCATCGGCCTGCCCGGCCGCTTCAATGTGGGGAATGCGCTGGCGGCCTGCGGTATCGCCATTGCCGCCGGGGCTGATCCGGCGGTGCTGGGCGGTGTACTGGCCTCCTTCCGCGGTGTGGAGCACCGGCTCGAATACGTGGCAGATAAGGAGGGGGCAGCCTACTATAACAACTCCAAAGCTACCAATTCCAAAGCGACGGCGATGGCGCTCGGCTCTTTCCGCCAGCCGGTTATTCTCATTGCCGGCGGACTGGACCGCGGCTCCGATTATATGGAGCTGCTGCCTGTCCTCAGCGGAAATGTCAAGGCGCTGGTGGCGCTTGGCCAGACCCGGGACAAGCTGGCCGCTGTGGCGGGAATGGCAGGAGTAAAGACGGTGATCTCCGTCGATAATGGGGATAGCGCCGCCGCCGTGCTGCAGGAGGCTGTGCGGGAGGCCGCAGCCCTGGCGGAAGCGGGGGATGTGGTTCTCCTGTCGCCGGCCTGTGCGAGCTGGGATATGTTTAGCTCCTATGAAGAGCGCGGGCGTATTTTTAAAGAGGCGGTGCATAACCTTTAA
- the mraY gene encoding phospho-N-acetylmuramoyl-pentapeptide-transferase, which produces MDYQLLLLTIAVSFILAVIAAPLIIPLLRRLKLGQQVRDDGPQTHLKKAGTPTMGGVIIMVAFTLSFLKFSVINPDFYVLLAATLGYGLIGFLDDYIKIVFKRSLGLTARQKLLGQLLVGILLSVLLISAGHNTGISVPGTSLSFDWGPWFYYPFIVLMMMAVTNAVNFTDGVDGLLSGVSAIALAAFAVVAMQATSIAAGVCAAAMIGAVLGFLVFNAHPAKVFMGDFGSFGIGGAIGAIAIVTKTELLFVVIGGVFVVEMLSVILQVASFKTRGKRIFRMSPIHHHFELGGWSEWRVVVSFWAVGLVLAAAGLYLIKGL; this is translated from the coding sequence ATGGATTATCAATTACTTCTGCTGACGATTGCTGTGTCCTTTATCCTTGCGGTCATTGCCGCTCCGCTGATCATACCGCTGCTGCGCCGGCTTAAGCTCGGACAGCAGGTTCGTGACGACGGGCCCCAGACCCACTTGAAGAAGGCGGGAACCCCCACGATGGGCGGGGTCATCATCATGGTGGCGTTCACGCTGTCTTTTCTGAAATTCTCGGTCATCAATCCGGATTTCTATGTGCTGCTTGCGGCTACGCTGGGGTACGGGCTGATCGGCTTCCTCGATGATTATATCAAAATTGTCTTCAAACGCTCGCTCGGTCTGACCGCGCGCCAAAAGCTGCTGGGCCAGCTGCTGGTCGGCATTCTGCTCAGTGTGCTGCTGATTTCGGCAGGCCATAATACAGGCATCAGCGTTCCGGGAACATCTCTCAGCTTCGACTGGGGCCCCTGGTTCTACTATCCGTTCATTGTCCTGATGATGATGGCGGTCACCAATGCCGTGAATTTCACGGACGGTGTGGATGGACTGCTGTCAGGGGTAAGCGCGATTGCGCTCGCCGCGTTTGCGGTGGTTGCGATGCAGGCGACTTCCATTGCCGCCGGTGTCTGCGCTGCTGCGATGATCGGTGCGGTGCTGGGCTTCCTAGTATTCAATGCCCATCCGGCCAAGGTGTTCATGGGCGATTTCGGCTCGTTCGGGATCGGCGGCGCTATTGGCGCTATTGCGATTGTAACCAAGACGGAGCTGCTGTTTGTGGTGATCGGCGGGGTATTCGTGGTTGAAATGCTGTCGGTCATCCTTCAGGTCGCTTCCTTCAAAACGCGCGGCAAGCGGATCTTCCGCATGAGCCCGATTCATCATCATTTCGAGCTGGGCGGCTGGTCGGAGTGGCGCGTGGTCGTCTCCTTCTGGGCGGTAGGCCTGGTGCTGGCCGCTGCTGGACTATATCTCATCAAGGGGTTGTAA
- the murF gene encoding UDP-N-acetylmuramoyl-tripeptide--D-alanyl-D-alanine ligase, with the protein MITRTLETIAVMCGGELSSAQDKNIEITGVVTDSRSISPACLFVPLVGERFDGHAYAAASLAAGAAATLWQRDRGPAPAGGGVILVEDTLAALQQLSSAYLHEIAPRVVAVTGSNGKTTTKDIITALLETQFKVHKTQGNFNNHIGLPLTVLSMDPDVEIAVLEMGMSSRGEIALLSRLAAPDVAVITNIGESHLLQLGSRKEIARAKLEIVEGLQPGGLLIYNGDEPLLAEVLAEPGFRAPEGLRTFRFGQSEDNGDYPTGVMAHGGGMTFTSHLHAEPALTLPLPGQHNVINALAALAVARHYGVSAENMVEGLSGLKLTGMRIELIEAASGLVMLNDAYNASPTSMRAAIDVLQSMKCSGSRIAVLGDMLELGPDEVLFHRQIGQYLDPGLTDEVYTFGPLAAHIAEAAAERFGDGRVFAFNDKEALIHALTAKCSMRDIVLFKASRGMRLEEVLHRLRDYSTDDSN; encoded by the coding sequence TTGATTACAAGAACGCTAGAGACTATCGCGGTAATGTGCGGGGGAGAGCTGTCCTCTGCACAGGATAAGAATATAGAGATTACAGGGGTCGTCACCGATTCGCGCAGCATTTCGCCTGCCTGCCTGTTCGTCCCGCTGGTGGGGGAACGTTTCGACGGCCATGCCTATGCTGCCGCCTCCCTGGCTGCCGGGGCTGCTGCCACCCTGTGGCAGCGGGACCGGGGGCCGGCTCCTGCCGGAGGCGGAGTCATTCTGGTAGAGGACACCTTGGCTGCACTGCAGCAGCTGTCCTCCGCTTATCTTCATGAGATTGCTCCCCGGGTGGTTGCAGTAACGGGCAGCAACGGCAAGACCACGACCAAGGATATCATCACGGCGCTGCTGGAGACCCAGTTCAAGGTGCACAAAACCCAGGGGAACTTCAACAACCACATCGGCCTGCCGCTGACGGTGCTGTCCATGGACCCTGATGTTGAAATCGCCGTGCTGGAGATGGGCATGAGCTCACGCGGGGAGATTGCCCTGTTATCCCGGCTGGCTGCTCCTGATGTGGCAGTGATCACTAATATAGGGGAATCGCATCTGCTCCAGCTTGGCTCGCGCAAGGAGATCGCGAGGGCGAAGCTGGAGATTGTAGAGGGACTTCAGCCGGGCGGGCTGCTGATCTATAACGGCGATGAGCCGCTGCTTGCCGAGGTGCTGGCAGAGCCTGGCTTCCGTGCGCCTGAAGGACTGAGAACCTTCCGCTTCGGGCAGTCTGAGGATAACGGCGATTATCCGACCGGCGTGATGGCGCATGGCGGGGGCATGACCTTCACCTCGCATCTTCATGCGGAGCCTGCGCTCACGCTGCCGCTGCCCGGACAGCACAATGTCATTAATGCACTCGCCGCACTTGCCGTCGCACGGCATTACGGGGTGAGCGCGGAGAATATGGTGGAGGGCTTAAGCGGCCTTAAGCTGACAGGCATGCGGATTGAACTGATTGAGGCGGCAAGCGGCCTGGTCATGCTCAATGATGCCTATAATGCTAGTCCGACCTCCATGCGGGCTGCCATCGACGTGCTGCAGTCCATGAAATGCAGCGGCAGCCGGATCGCGGTGCTGGGGGACATGCTGGAACTTGGGCCGGATGAGGTGCTGTTCCACCGGCAGATCGGCCAGTATCTCGATCCCGGGCTGACAGATGAGGTCTATACCTTCGGGCCGCTTGCCGCTCATATTGCCGAAGCGGCGGCAGAGCGGTTCGGGGACGGGCGTGTGTTTGCTTTTAACGATAAGGAAGCCTTAATTCATGCTCTAACCGCGAAATGCAGCATGAGAGATATTGTGCTGTTCAAGGCGTCCAGGGGCATGCGGCTGGAGGAAGTGCTTCACCGCCTGAGGGATTATTCCACGGACGATTCAAACTAA
- the spoVE gene encoding stage V sporulation protein E — MNKSRHAPDIWLLLAILALLAIGMVMVYSAGSVLGFRNYGDSFYFVKRQLLFAGLGLIAMFITANTDYLVLKRFAKPVLIACFILLVLVLIPGIGVVRGGARSWLGISSFGIQPSEFMKMGMILFLAKWLGTEEYDISGFFRGLLPPLALIGSAFALIMLQPDLGTGTVMFGAALMMVFTAGARMKHLLSLGAIGVAGFAGLIAAAPYRLQRITAFLDPWSDPLGAGYQIIQSLYAIGPGGLGGLGLGMSRQKYSYVPEPQTDFIFSILAEELGFIGGLAVLLLFLVLIWRGMKVAMSLPDRFGSYLAVGIVCMVAVQVVINIGVVIGLMPVTGITLPLISYGGSSLTLMLTALGILLNLSRYAR; from the coding sequence ATGAACAAATCCCGACATGCGCCCGACATCTGGCTGCTGCTTGCTATACTGGCTTTATTGGCCATCGGTATGGTAATGGTATACAGCGCCGGGTCTGTTCTGGGCTTCCGCAATTATGGCGATTCGTTTTATTTTGTCAAAAGGCAGCTGTTGTTCGCAGGCCTCGGCCTCATCGCAATGTTCATTACAGCCAATACCGATTATCTGGTGCTGAAGAGGTTCGCCAAGCCGGTGCTGATTGCCTGCTTCATCCTGCTGGTGCTGGTGCTGATTCCCGGCATCGGCGTCGTGCGCGGCGGTGCGCGCAGCTGGCTGGGGATCAGCTCCTTCGGCATCCAGCCCTCCGAGTTCATGAAGATGGGGATGATTCTCTTCCTCGCGAAATGGCTCGGGACGGAGGAATATGATATCTCCGGCTTCTTCCGCGGGCTGCTTCCGCCGCTTGCGCTGATCGGCTCAGCCTTCGCGCTGATTATGCTCCAGCCGGATCTCGGCACGGGCACGGTCATGTTCGGAGCGGCCCTGATGATGGTCTTCACGGCGGGAGCGCGGATGAAGCATCTGCTCTCGCTCGGCGCTATAGGTGTGGCCGGCTTCGCCGGGCTTATTGCCGCTGCGCCTTACCGTCTGCAGCGGATCACGGCATTTCTTGATCCCTGGTCCGATCCGCTTGGCGCCGGCTACCAGATCATTCAATCGCTGTACGCGATTGGCCCCGGCGGCCTTGGCGGACTGGGACTGGGGATGAGCAGGCAGAAATACAGCTATGTGCCGGAGCCGCAGACTGACTTTATTTTCTCAATATTAGCCGAGGAGCTTGGGTTTATCGGGGGGCTGGCCGTGCTGCTGCTGTTCCTGGTGCTGATCTGGCGCGGGATGAAGGTGGCCATGAGCCTGCCGGACCGGTTCGGAAGCTATCTTGCGGTAGGCATCGTCTGTATGGTGGCGGTTCAGGTGGTCATCAACATCGGTGTGGTGATCGGCCTGATGCCGGTTACCGGAATTACACTGCCGCTGATCAGCTACGGGGGGTCATCGCTGACCCTGATGCTCACAGCCCTTGGCATTCTGCTTAATCTATCCCGTTATGCGAGGTGA